One genomic segment of Hymenobacter psoromatis includes these proteins:
- a CDS encoding deoxyhypusine synthase family protein, producing MQITNFLKHHYRHFNAAALIDAAEGYNKHLAEGGKMMITLAGAMSTAEMGIQLAELIRQDKVQIISCTGANLEEDIFNLVAHDFYERVPHYRDLTPADEQALLERHMNRVTDTCIPEEEAMRRLEHVVLKFWEKADKAGEAYFPHEFFYQILLSGELEQYYQIDPKDSWMLAAAEKNLPIICPGWEDSTLGNIYAGHVITGDIQNVHTMRTGIQYMIYLAEWYTKQATDENKVGFFQIGGGIAGDFPICVVPMLHQDLGRTSVPLWGYFCQISDSTTSYGSYSGAVPNEKITWGKLGQNTPKFIIESDATIVAPLIFAIVLGQ from the coding sequence ATGCAAATCACCAACTTCCTCAAGCACCACTACCGCCACTTCAACGCCGCCGCCCTCATCGACGCGGCCGAGGGCTACAACAAGCACCTCGCCGAAGGCGGCAAAATGATGATTACCCTGGCCGGCGCCATGAGCACCGCCGAAATGGGTATTCAATTAGCCGAGCTAATCCGGCAGGATAAGGTGCAGATTATCAGCTGTACTGGTGCCAACCTGGAGGAAGATATCTTCAACCTGGTGGCGCACGATTTCTACGAGCGCGTGCCCCACTACCGCGACCTCACGCCCGCCGACGAGCAGGCCCTGCTCGAGCGCCACATGAACCGCGTGACCGACACCTGCATCCCCGAAGAGGAGGCTATGCGCCGCCTGGAACACGTGGTATTGAAGTTTTGGGAAAAGGCCGACAAGGCCGGCGAAGCTTATTTCCCCCACGAATTCTTCTACCAGATTCTGCTGAGCGGCGAGCTGGAGCAATATTACCAGATTGACCCGAAAGACTCGTGGATGCTGGCGGCAGCTGAGAAAAACCTGCCCATCATCTGCCCCGGCTGGGAAGACTCGACGCTCGGTAACATCTACGCCGGCCACGTCATCACGGGCGATATCCAGAACGTGCACACCATGCGCACGGGCATCCAGTACATGATTTACCTGGCCGAGTGGTACACCAAGCAGGCCACCGATGAGAACAAAGTAGGCTTCTTCCAGATTGGCGGCGGTATTGCTGGCGACTTTCCTATCTGCGTGGTGCCCATGCTGCACCAGGACCTGGGCCGCACCAGCGTGCCGCTGTGGGGCTATTTCTGCCAGATTTCGGATTCGACGACTAGCTACGGCAGCTACTCGGGTGCCGTGCCCAACGAGAAAATTACCTGGGGCAAGCTGGGCCAGAACACGCCGAAATTCATCATCGAAAGCGACGCTACCATCGTGGCCCCGCTGATTTTTGCCATCGTGCTCGGGCAATAA
- a CDS encoding STM3941 family protein, whose translation MPLALPQSYHNSKTKAAGLLLLSLLFVSGGALIVWKGDTEDHWIGGLLMAFFIVGVVVFARQFLDQAPRLTLTATGMTDRSLKLGEIPWRDIEGAYLRSVYLRSVRGSEFICLQLRNTDDYLARLSPMMRRLLGTNTALGFTPISLNLTGLKADTNEILAIVLAQSGR comes from the coding sequence ATGCCGCTTGCCTTGCCCCAGAGCTACCACAACTCTAAAACCAAAGCGGCGGGGTTGCTGCTGCTTTCCTTGCTTTTTGTGAGCGGCGGGGCTTTGATAGTTTGGAAAGGCGACACCGAAGACCACTGGATAGGTGGGCTGCTAATGGCGTTTTTTATAGTTGGCGTAGTGGTATTTGCCCGGCAGTTTCTGGACCAGGCCCCCCGCCTCACGCTCACGGCCACGGGCATGACGGACCGCTCTCTCAAGCTGGGCGAAATTCCCTGGCGCGATATCGAAGGGGCCTATTTGCGCAGCGTTTATTTGCGCAGCGTTCGCGGCAGCGAGTTTATTTGCCTGCAACTACGCAACACCGACGACTACCTGGCCCGCCTCTCGCCGATGATGCGCCGTCTCTTAGGTACCAATACTGCCCTGGGTTTTACTCCCATCTCGCTCAATCTGACCGGCCTAAAGGCTGATACTAACGAGATTCTGGCTATCGTGCTGGCGCAAAGTGGGCGGTAG
- the hslV gene encoding ATP-dependent protease subunit HslV, with product MLPKIRSTTVLGVRHNGQIALGADGQATMDKHVAKNNVRKVRQLNDGKVVTGFAGSTADAFMLLDRFEEKLAAYGNNLKRASIELAKDWRKDQYLRKLEAMMVVCDKDELLIVSGTGDVLEPDTDVAAIGSGAMYAQAAALALKKHASHLTARQMVEDALHIAADICIYTNHNLIIAEPA from the coding sequence ATGCTCCCAAAAATTCGCTCTACAACCGTGCTCGGCGTGCGCCACAACGGCCAGATTGCCCTCGGGGCCGACGGCCAGGCCACGATGGATAAGCACGTGGCCAAAAACAACGTGCGCAAAGTGCGCCAACTCAACGATGGCAAGGTGGTAACCGGCTTCGCCGGCTCCACGGCCGATGCGTTTATGCTGCTCGACCGCTTCGAGGAAAAGCTCGCTGCCTATGGCAACAACCTCAAGCGTGCCTCCATTGAGCTGGCGAAGGACTGGCGCAAAGACCAGTACCTGCGCAAGTTAGAAGCCATGATGGTGGTCTGCGACAAGGACGAGCTGCTCATTGTGAGCGGCACCGGCGACGTGCTGGAGCCCGATACCGACGTGGCCGCCATCGGCAGCGGGGCCATGTACGCGCAGGCCGCCGCGCTAGCCCTGAAGAAGCACGCCTCGCACCTCACGGCCCGCCAGATGGTGGAAGACGCCCTACACATCGCGGCCGATATCTGCATCTATACTAACCATAATCTGATAATTGCGGAGCCGGCCTGA